A genomic stretch from Desulfohalobium retbaense DSM 5692 includes:
- the uvrC gene encoding excinuclease ABC subunit UvrC → MKPFRAKEYPDCPGTYLMKDERGRVIYVGKAKVLRKRLASYFQEPDRLPRKTRVMMDKVWSIETLCTETEKEAFLLENSLIKKHRPRYNIILRDDKSYVLFKLDKRHPFPRLSMTRRVVQDGSTYFGPFTSAVAARETWKLLNRLFPLRKCKQTTFNNRVRPCLQYNIGRCLGPCVYDIPRQEYQEVVRQVELFLTGRSKELLRRLRADMQAASEDLRFEDAARLRDQIQAVEQTVEQQVAVLPGGKDRDVLGLGRTVGGVALGLLFVRQGQLLDQKSFFWAEEDGTDELGLQEETASAQSTAVEEAQEVLRSFVLQFYSPGRYIPERIVLPFAMEDAVLEDILSERRGGPVRLATAHGPQERKLVSLAETNAVQAGDRARKTVEPPLERLQDRLGLSQLPERIEAVDASHFGGQGMVVGQVVFENGRPHKEAYRIYAFPELEGAADDYAALQGWARRRLRSGPPWPDLIVVDGGKGQLQAVQKGLNEGQEAGLAADSFALAALAKGERRGGELEERVFRPGRKNPVALRPGSAELLLLQHIRDSVHRFVLSRQRRTRRAKGLDSRLEELPGVGPRTAHLLWNHFGTLERMCQATEAELEALPGIGAAKAAQLRRGLASLSPGTPVDHDEQGGNTA, encoded by the coding sequence ATGAAACCTTTTCGAGCCAAGGAATACCCGGATTGCCCGGGGACCTATCTGATGAAGGACGAACGGGGCCGTGTGATCTATGTCGGCAAGGCCAAGGTGCTGCGCAAGCGGTTGGCTTCCTATTTTCAGGAACCAGACCGTCTGCCGCGCAAAACGCGGGTCATGATGGACAAGGTCTGGTCTATTGAAACATTGTGCACGGAAACGGAAAAAGAAGCGTTTCTGCTCGAAAACAGCCTGATCAAGAAGCACCGGCCCCGTTACAATATCATTTTGCGCGACGACAAGTCGTACGTCCTTTTCAAACTGGACAAGCGCCACCCCTTTCCCCGTTTGAGCATGACCCGGCGGGTGGTCCAGGACGGGTCGACCTATTTCGGGCCTTTCACTTCTGCGGTGGCGGCCAGAGAGACCTGGAAACTGCTCAATCGTTTGTTTCCGCTGCGCAAATGCAAACAAACGACCTTCAACAACCGGGTCCGGCCCTGTCTGCAATATAATATCGGTCGGTGTCTGGGCCCGTGTGTCTACGATATCCCTCGGCAGGAGTATCAGGAGGTGGTGCGGCAGGTGGAACTGTTTCTGACCGGCCGCTCCAAGGAACTGCTGCGCCGGCTCCGGGCGGATATGCAAGCGGCGTCAGAGGATCTGCGGTTTGAAGATGCGGCCCGTCTGCGGGATCAGATCCAGGCTGTCGAACAGACCGTGGAGCAGCAGGTCGCGGTTCTTCCCGGCGGCAAGGACCGCGATGTGCTCGGATTGGGGCGCACGGTTGGCGGTGTGGCGCTAGGGCTGCTTTTCGTGCGCCAGGGGCAGCTGCTGGATCAGAAGAGCTTTTTTTGGGCTGAAGAAGACGGGACAGACGAGCTGGGTCTCCAGGAGGAGACGGCCTCGGCACAGTCCACCGCTGTGGAAGAGGCGCAAGAGGTGCTGCGCTCCTTTGTGCTCCAGTTCTACAGCCCTGGCCGGTATATCCCGGAGCGCATCGTGCTCCCCTTTGCCATGGAAGATGCGGTCCTGGAGGACATATTGAGTGAGCGCCGCGGCGGCCCTGTCCGTTTGGCCACCGCCCATGGGCCGCAGGAACGCAAACTGGTATCCTTGGCCGAAACCAATGCCGTCCAGGCGGGAGATCGGGCGCGGAAAACGGTCGAGCCCCCTCTCGAACGCCTTCAGGACCGGCTTGGACTCTCGCAATTGCCGGAGCGCATCGAAGCCGTCGACGCCTCCCATTTCGGTGGCCAGGGGATGGTCGTGGGCCAGGTCGTCTTTGAGAACGGGCGACCGCACAAGGAGGCCTACCGGATTTATGCCTTCCCGGAACTCGAGGGGGCAGCCGATGACTATGCCGCTCTCCAGGGATGGGCGCGGCGCCGGCTTCGTTCCGGACCGCCCTGGCCCGATCTGATCGTGGTTGACGGTGGCAAGGGTCAGCTCCAGGCAGTACAAAAAGGGCTTAACGAAGGACAGGAGGCCGGTCTTGCGGCGGATTCCTTCGCCCTGGCCGCTTTGGCCAAAGGGGAGCGCCGCGGCGGCGAACTCGAGGAACGCGTCTTTCGACCGGGACGAAAAAATCCGGTGGCCCTGCGTCCGGGCAGTGCGGAATTGCTTCTCCTGCAACACATCCGTGACAGCGTGCACCGCTTTGTCTTGAGCCGGCAACGCCGCACGCGGCGGGCGAAGGGCTTGGACAGCCGGCTCGAGGAATTGCCGGGAGTCGGTCCACGAACGGCCCACTTGTTGTGGAACCATTTCGGCACCCTGGAGCGGATGTGTCAGGCAACCGAAGCTGAACTGGAAGCATTGCCAGGCATTGGTGCGGCCAAAGCGGCCCAATTGCGCCGGGGATTGGCTTCACTGTCCCCCGGGACCCCCGTGGACCATGATGAGCAGGGGGGCAACACGGCTTGA
- a CDS encoding arsenate reductase ArsC: MSEQLRLLFLCTGNACRSQMAEGWANHFFPDTLAATSAGVVKTVVDPKAREVMAEAGVDISGQFSKHLSELESLDFDYVITLCDHAAQHCPVFPGQAVVLHHPFPDPPQLARSLSTQKAILDVYREVRDAIREYIRNVQDELPEKQPIEPPRLR, encoded by the coding sequence ATGAGTGAACAGCTCCGGCTGCTGTTTTTGTGTACCGGAAATGCCTGTCGCAGTCAGATGGCGGAAGGATGGGCCAACCATTTCTTCCCGGATACGCTTGCTGCAACCTCGGCCGGGGTGGTCAAGACGGTTGTCGACCCCAAGGCTCGAGAGGTCATGGCGGAAGCCGGTGTGGATATAAGCGGTCAGTTTTCCAAACACCTCAGTGAACTTGAATCGCTTGATTTTGATTATGTGATTACGTTATGCGACCATGCGGCCCAGCACTGCCCTGTTTTTCCCGGCCAGGCCGTGGTGCTCCACCACCCGTTTCCCGACCCGCCCCAACTCGCCCGGTCGCTTTCAACCCAAAAAGCGATTTTGGACGTTTACCGCGAGGTCCGAGACGCCATTCGGGAATATATTCGGAATGTACAGGATGAATTACCGGAAAAGCAGCCGATCGAACCTCCGCGGCTGAGATGA
- a CDS encoding helix-turn-helix domain-containing protein, with amino-acid sequence MDDEAVTTSEALAALIKAKRLEDGLTQDEVAGFLGLGRRFVVELEQGKPTVRLSKVLEVLQGLGLEVVVRSRGEDAS; translated from the coding sequence ATGGACGATGAGGCGGTGACGACTTCCGAGGCCCTCGCGGCATTGATCAAGGCCAAGCGGCTGGAGGATGGCCTGACCCAGGACGAAGTAGCCGGCTTTTTGGGGCTCGGCCGTCGGTTCGTCGTTGAACTCGAGCAGGGCAAGCCCACGGTTCGTTTGTCCAAGGTCCTCGAAGTGCTGCAAGGCCTGGGTCTGGAAGTGGTCGTGCGTTCCCGGGGCGAGGATGCTTCATGA
- a CDS encoding M48 family metalloprotease has translation MESNAPDVSRRTILHWAVLAATTPVWWTLSGCATNPVTGESELMLVSRDQEISLDRQKSPHQLSADYGEIQNQELQRYIASVGQELAGRTHRPDMPYRFFPVNAVYANAYAFPGGTIAVTRGILLELDNEAELAALLGHELGHVNARHTAARMSTGVLLQGLLGGAGAVAASAGGGASAEALMQLGGLGAGALLAKYSRDDERQADALGMQYMVQTGYAPRGMVGLMDVLRGMSSRKPSVIDQMFSSHPMSEERYRTAVSRVQNEYQTGRQLALNRERYKDHLAPIRAMQEAIEAMQEGEKALGAENPDQAERSLRRALQAAPRDYTALVMMGKCRLLQDAPKDAERYFTHAREVYPQEPQAAHFLGITLLGQKEYDGAYEQFRWYEERLPGNPNTIFLQGLALEGAQRQQQAAEAYARFLQSGASGEQAQYARQRLQTWGYL, from the coding sequence ATGGAGTCAAACGCTCCCGACGTATCGCGTCGGACCATATTGCACTGGGCGGTTCTGGCCGCCACCACCCCGGTGTGGTGGACGTTGAGCGGCTGCGCCACCAATCCGGTGACAGGAGAATCAGAATTGATGCTCGTGTCCCGGGATCAGGAGATCTCCCTGGACCGGCAGAAAAGTCCCCATCAACTTTCCGCGGATTATGGGGAAATACAAAACCAGGAACTCCAAAGGTATATCGCTTCCGTAGGTCAGGAGTTGGCGGGGCGGACGCACCGGCCGGACATGCCGTACCGTTTTTTCCCGGTCAACGCGGTCTACGCCAACGCCTATGCCTTTCCCGGCGGTACCATTGCGGTAACTCGGGGTATCCTGCTCGAATTGGACAACGAGGCCGAATTGGCGGCTCTCCTCGGTCACGAACTTGGGCACGTCAACGCCAGGCACACGGCGGCGAGGATGTCCACCGGGGTTCTTTTGCAGGGACTTTTGGGAGGTGCCGGCGCTGTGGCCGCCTCCGCTGGCGGGGGGGCTTCGGCCGAGGCCCTGATGCAGTTAGGCGGCTTGGGAGCCGGAGCGCTGCTGGCCAAATACAGTCGGGACGATGAACGGCAGGCAGACGCCCTTGGTATGCAGTATATGGTTCAAACTGGGTACGCGCCCCGGGGGATGGTTGGTCTCATGGATGTCCTGCGCGGTATGTCCTCCCGTAAACCCTCTGTCATCGATCAGATGTTTTCTTCGCACCCCATGTCCGAGGAGCGGTACCGCACGGCGGTCAGTCGGGTTCAAAATGAGTACCAGACTGGCCGGCAACTGGCGCTGAACCGGGAGCGGTACAAAGACCATTTGGCGCCGATTCGCGCCATGCAGGAGGCCATTGAGGCCATGCAGGAAGGGGAGAAAGCCTTGGGCGCGGAAAATCCCGATCAGGCCGAGCGTTCCTTGCGGCGGGCGTTGCAAGCCGCCCCTCGGGATTACACCGCCTTGGTCATGATGGGCAAATGCCGCTTGCTCCAGGATGCCCCGAAAGATGCGGAGCGCTATTTTACCCACGCGCGGGAGGTTTACCCGCAAGAGCCGCAGGCAGCGCATTTTCTGGGGATCACCCTGCTGGGCCAAAAAGAATACGACGGCGCTTATGAACAATTCCGGTGGTATGAAGAGCGACTGCCGGGAAATCCGAACACTATTTTCCTCCAGGGATTGGCCCTCGAGGGCGCCCAGCGCCAGCAGCAGGCCGCCGAGGCCTACGCCCGTTTTCTGCAAAGCGGCGCCAGCGGGGAGCAGGCCCAATACGCCCGGCAACGGCTCCAGACGTGGGGCTATCTCTAA
- a CDS encoding SurA N-terminal domain-containing protein: MLDAMRKNAQSWAIKFLFALIILVFVFWGVGNLGNDQATVVAEVQGEAILIRDFQQAYQRTVENLRRKQPDISREDFEQMQLKRQVLNDLITSQLLFREAKKLGLAVTAPEVRQYVQQMPVFQNADKQFDPSRYEQLLRANQLTPAQFEADLTRSLLTNKIQRAVKLPASVSEAQAKDLFAFSQEKARMEYALFAWQDQPGLAPNEEAVKHYYQENQKQFQRPARMEMDYLLLTPEGLAAAQPVSDEEIKAYYEANPGEFERQEELKARHILIEVPEGADDQQVTEAREQAQALVERLRDGADLAELAREYSDGPSSAQGGDLGWFARGEMVEAFEAAAFALDTGEISDPVRTSFGFHVITVEDRKPSGTQPFEEVQDEIRQEIGADKAAQKMSDLLDEALDLILSGKSLKDTAATLEIPLRHSGPFTQAQGPEGIELDKEQRETLFTLTPGEVTDTPLLLDNGYLIAKQTDFSPAQPRELKAVRDQIETTLKREQGLEKAKAAAENVLARLEAPDQDLERETSTSEPFGRRGFIPGLGMNPQLVESVFNAEQGQWLEKPYKVQQGYVLARLAERVAPDMSKWEEQQSLWVGQLQQSRKQALFQAYLTQLREKAEVKIVNPGVLEY; this comes from the coding sequence ATGCTTGATGCCATGCGCAAAAACGCCCAGTCATGGGCCATTAAATTTCTGTTTGCCCTGATCATTCTTGTCTTCGTCTTCTGGGGCGTCGGCAACCTGGGCAATGACCAGGCCACAGTGGTCGCTGAAGTCCAGGGAGAAGCCATTCTCATCCGCGATTTTCAGCAGGCCTACCAACGCACGGTGGAAAACCTGCGACGCAAACAGCCCGACATCTCCAGAGAGGACTTTGAGCAGATGCAGCTCAAACGCCAGGTCCTCAACGATTTGATCACCAGCCAGCTCCTGTTCCGGGAAGCCAAAAAACTCGGACTGGCGGTCACCGCCCCCGAGGTCCGGCAATACGTGCAGCAGATGCCGGTATTCCAAAATGCCGACAAGCAGTTCGATCCGTCGCGCTATGAGCAGCTCCTGCGCGCCAATCAGCTCACCCCGGCCCAATTCGAAGCCGACCTGACCCGCAGTCTGCTGACCAACAAGATCCAGCGGGCGGTCAAACTGCCGGCTTCGGTCAGTGAAGCGCAGGCCAAGGATCTGTTCGCCTTCAGCCAGGAAAAGGCCCGCATGGAATACGCCCTGTTCGCTTGGCAAGACCAGCCTGGACTCGCTCCGAATGAAGAGGCGGTCAAACACTACTACCAGGAAAACCAAAAGCAGTTCCAGCGCCCGGCTCGCATGGAGATGGACTACCTCCTGCTGACCCCGGAAGGATTGGCCGCGGCCCAGCCCGTGAGCGACGAAGAGATCAAGGCCTACTATGAGGCCAATCCCGGAGAATTCGAACGCCAGGAAGAACTCAAGGCCCGGCATATCCTGATCGAAGTCCCTGAGGGCGCCGATGACCAGCAGGTGACCGAGGCCCGAGAGCAGGCCCAGGCCTTGGTTGAGCGCCTTCGCGACGGCGCCGACTTAGCCGAACTGGCCCGGGAATATTCCGACGGTCCCAGCAGTGCCCAGGGCGGAGATCTAGGGTGGTTTGCCCGTGGTGAGATGGTCGAGGCTTTCGAAGCGGCCGCCTTTGCCCTGGACACCGGCGAAATCAGCGATCCTGTCCGGACCTCCTTCGGCTTCCACGTCATCACCGTTGAAGACCGCAAACCTTCCGGTACCCAACCCTTTGAGGAGGTGCAGGACGAAATCCGCCAGGAAATCGGCGCTGACAAGGCCGCTCAAAAAATGTCCGACCTGCTTGATGAAGCCCTGGATCTTATCCTCTCGGGAAAGAGCCTGAAGGATACTGCCGCAACACTGGAGATCCCCCTGCGCCACAGTGGCCCCTTCACCCAGGCGCAAGGCCCTGAAGGCATCGAACTGGACAAAGAACAGCGCGAAACGCTGTTCACGCTGACTCCCGGCGAGGTCACCGATACACCGCTGTTGCTCGACAACGGGTACCTGATCGCTAAGCAGACCGACTTCTCACCGGCTCAACCACGGGAACTCAAGGCGGTCCGCGACCAGATCGAAACGACGCTGAAACGGGAACAAGGCCTGGAAAAGGCCAAGGCGGCGGCTGAAAATGTTCTCGCCCGACTCGAAGCCCCTGACCAGGACCTGGAGCGGGAAACATCCACCAGTGAACCGTTCGGCCGTCGCGGCTTTATTCCCGGCCTGGGGATGAACCCGCAATTGGTCGAGAGCGTATTCAACGCTGAGCAGGGCCAATGGCTGGAGAAGCCGTACAAGGTCCAGCAAGGCTATGTCCTCGCCCGGCTTGCCGAACGCGTAGCCCCGGATATGAGTAAATGGGAAGAGCAGCAAAGCCTTTGGGTTGGCCAACTCCAACAATCCCGCAAGCAGGCCCTGTTTCAAGCCTACCTGACCCAGTTGCGGGAAAAGGCTGAAGTCAAAATTGTCAATCCCGGGGTGCTCGAATACTGA
- a CDS encoding carboxymuconolactone decarboxylase family protein, translating into MRMLAQLFPEFTEKLDEMDALYKEKRLIDEKTYQFICFALSIKARSQPCVRKHYKEALDAGATAQELAYILALVMREAAGADDCWVHDVLHDCAEIAAGSVECGCQK; encoded by the coding sequence ATGCGGATGTTGGCTCAGTTATTTCCTGAATTCACAGAGAAATTGGATGAAATGGACGCCTTGTACAAGGAAAAACGGCTCATTGACGAAAAGACCTACCAATTCATCTGTTTCGCCCTGTCGATCAAGGCTCGTTCCCAGCCGTGCGTGCGCAAGCACTACAAAGAGGCCCTGGACGCAGGGGCAACTGCCCAGGAGTTGGCCTATATCCTGGCTCTGGTTATGCGTGAGGCCGCCGGTGCCGACGATTGCTGGGTCCATGACGTCCTGCATGATTGTGCGGAAATAGCGGCTGGATCTGTGGAATGCGGCTGTCAGAAATAG
- the dinB gene encoding DNA polymerase IV — translation MQRWILHVDMDAFFASIEQQDYPELQGRPVIVGGGERGVVSAASYEARRFGVRSAMPISQARKLCPNGNFCHGRHKRYKELSRQVMTVLDGFSPCVEQASIDEAYLDITGTERLLGPPGEVGRALQQAIRVRTGLSASIGIAPNKFVAKIASDWDKPGGLTWIRAEQLQTFLDKLPVRKLPGVGPRTSALLERLGVESVGAVRRFSEAFWTDRLGEGGKQLWARAHGIDDSEVQPYHAPKSCGAEHTLPQDTEDEAILISWLLHEAERIGRELRREVMEAGTVTLKIRYDDFTTFTRCRKLSPPTQSTQDLYSAGVTLLRQQQLQRPVRLVGLSAGNLAPMGSGRRQLSFFEADSARRNSLDAAMDAVRERFGGTSVRRAEILRAQEGKGQSDPKEE, via the coding sequence ATGCAACGCTGGATCCTCCATGTAGATATGGACGCCTTTTTCGCATCCATCGAACAACAGGACTATCCGGAACTCCAGGGGAGGCCGGTCATCGTCGGCGGCGGCGAGCGCGGTGTGGTCAGCGCAGCCTCCTACGAAGCCAGGCGGTTTGGCGTACGTTCAGCGATGCCCATTTCCCAGGCCCGCAAACTGTGTCCCAATGGGAACTTTTGCCACGGGCGCCACAAACGCTACAAAGAACTCTCCCGCCAGGTCATGACCGTGCTGGACGGGTTCTCTCCATGCGTGGAGCAGGCCTCCATCGATGAAGCCTATCTGGATATCACCGGCACCGAGCGGTTGCTGGGCCCCCCGGGAGAGGTGGGGCGGGCTTTGCAACAGGCTATCCGGGTGCGAACCGGATTGTCGGCCTCTATTGGCATTGCTCCCAACAAATTTGTGGCCAAGATCGCTTCGGACTGGGACAAACCCGGTGGATTGACCTGGATCCGGGCGGAGCAGCTGCAGACCTTTCTGGACAAGCTGCCGGTGCGCAAATTGCCGGGAGTTGGGCCGCGAACCAGCGCCCTGCTCGAGCGCCTCGGTGTGGAATCTGTCGGGGCGGTGCGCCGTTTCAGTGAGGCGTTTTGGACGGACCGTCTTGGAGAAGGGGGCAAACAGCTCTGGGCCCGGGCCCATGGGATCGACGATTCCGAGGTCCAGCCGTATCACGCCCCCAAGTCCTGCGGCGCCGAGCACACTCTGCCTCAGGATACAGAGGACGAGGCGATTTTGATCTCGTGGCTGTTGCATGAGGCCGAGCGTATTGGGCGGGAATTGCGGCGCGAGGTCATGGAAGCCGGGACCGTAACCCTCAAGATCCGTTACGACGATTTCACGACCTTCACCCGTTGCCGCAAGCTTTCCCCTCCCACCCAATCGACTCAGGATCTGTACAGCGCCGGGGTGACTCTTTTGCGGCAACAGCAACTCCAGCGCCCGGTACGACTGGTCGGTCTGAGTGCGGGGAATTTGGCGCCAATGGGATCGGGGCGGCGCCAATTGTCTTTTTTCGAAGCCGATTCGGCCCGCCGGAACAGTCTGGACGCGGCTATGGATGCTGTGCGGGAGCGGTTCGGCGGGACCAGCGTCCGCCGCGCTGAGATCCTCCGGGCGCAGGAGGGCAAGGGACAGAGTGACCCGAAAGAGGAATAG
- a CDS encoding type II toxin-antitoxin system HipA family toxin codes for MTVAVNVYLDGFFVGNAWRDGDGQLLFKYYPGWLESSGRQPLSLRLPLRPDVYGDAVVRPFLSGILPEQGARHRLAQCLDIDDSDILGLLAAIGGDCPGRISFSLPQHGPEHVPPGQRPLDDRILTALPEVLAECPFLAGEQSLRLCLPGSGRALPVVQERNRFSLPLGERSSTHVLKTAPFDRQAGVANEALCLALAAKAGVPVQASMQVATSREPLLLVQRADRSAVGAEGIQRLGAESLGQALGIANGIPIQDSRFFLQTGFQLLKQVGVAPIRDQKRLLQWSALQWVFGNEMLPVENITLLRQGQGWGVAPFYGLVCKAEHWEPSAAAASDEGAEWLEHRPCVAWAEATAVPEKTVGAIFDQVARGILKYVDEAVGQVGDPERTRTLAAYLRARAEKGSR; via the coding sequence ATGACCGTGGCCGTCAATGTCTATTTGGACGGGTTTTTTGTTGGCAATGCTTGGCGGGACGGCGACGGACAACTCCTGTTCAAGTATTATCCAGGATGGCTGGAATCGTCTGGGAGACAACCGCTGTCGCTGAGGTTGCCGTTGCGCCCGGATGTCTACGGCGATGCAGTAGTCCGCCCGTTTTTGAGTGGTATCTTGCCGGAGCAGGGGGCGCGCCATCGTCTGGCGCAATGTCTGGACATTGACGACAGCGATATCTTGGGCCTTCTCGCGGCTATCGGGGGGGATTGCCCGGGGCGCATTTCCTTTTCGCTGCCCCAGCACGGCCCCGAGCACGTTCCACCGGGACAACGGCCCCTGGACGATCGGATTCTGACGGCGCTTCCCGAGGTGCTGGCCGAGTGTCCGTTTTTGGCCGGGGAACAATCGTTGCGTTTGTGCCTTCCCGGTAGCGGGAGGGCCTTGCCGGTGGTCCAGGAGAGAAACCGGTTTTCTTTGCCGCTGGGCGAACGTTCCAGCACACATGTCCTGAAAACGGCCCCTTTTGATCGCCAAGCGGGTGTGGCTAATGAAGCCTTGTGCCTCGCGCTTGCCGCCAAGGCTGGAGTGCCGGTCCAAGCGAGTATGCAGGTGGCCACCTCCCGCGAACCGCTTCTGCTGGTGCAACGAGCTGACAGATCAGCCGTTGGTGCAGAAGGGATTCAAAGATTGGGGGCCGAGAGCCTCGGACAAGCCCTGGGGATCGCGAACGGGATACCGATCCAGGACAGCAGGTTTTTTTTGCAGACGGGATTCCAGCTTTTGAAACAGGTCGGCGTGGCGCCTATCCGGGATCAAAAACGGCTTCTGCAATGGAGCGCATTGCAATGGGTGTTCGGGAACGAGATGTTGCCTGTCGAAAATATTACATTGCTCAGGCAGGGGCAGGGATGGGGTGTGGCCCCGTTTTACGGTTTGGTCTGCAAGGCGGAGCATTGGGAGCCCTCTGCGGCTGCAGCGAGCGATGAGGGGGCAGAATGGCTGGAACATCGGCCCTGCGTGGCCTGGGCCGAGGCCACGGCTGTGCCGGAAAAAACAGTGGGCGCGATTTTTGATCAGGTAGCGCGTGGGATACTCAAATATGTCGATGAGGCGGTCGGGCAGGTCGGTGATCCCGAGCGGACACGGACTTTGGCCGCGTATTTGCGCGCCAGGGCGGAAAAAGGCTCCCGCTGA
- a CDS encoding M23 family metallopeptidase encodes MARRKGQGSSRKGTFLVFLLLLLLAGGGTLYFLNAEGTPPQITLTPQTSYIGQDAQLEVALQDPDSGLRQVTVTAVQNGTRIQVLPPTDIRGGQWQQAFSLKNLGLREAPFELQVVATDRSWRRLGKGNIAQVQHQFTLDTTMPSVGVQSVHHNLNQGGSGMVTFSASEPLARAGVQIGESFFPAYQTENDDWICLFAFPYFATPGEDHPVLVAEDRAANKFRTGFTYHVNARNFPQDRIRVSDAFLQAKMPQFQNDFPEAGTLLQVFLQVNGPMRDQNRSWLREVGQKTVAKRLWEGKFLRLPNAARRASFGDQRTYVHGGEAIDRATHLGVDLASVARAEVPAANSGRVVFSDFLGIYGNVVVIDHGFGLQSLYAHLSKSMVQEGQEVTKEQIIGKTGATGLAGGDHLHFAMLVSGQPVNPVEWWDTNWIANNILSKWEYLQENAS; translated from the coding sequence ATGGCACGGCGAAAAGGACAAGGATCCTCACGTAAAGGCACGTTTCTCGTTTTTCTGCTTCTGCTTCTCCTGGCAGGCGGAGGAACGCTGTATTTCTTGAATGCGGAAGGCACTCCCCCGCAAATCACCCTGACACCGCAAACCTCGTATATCGGGCAGGATGCCCAACTCGAAGTCGCGTTGCAGGATCCGGACAGTGGGTTACGGCAGGTGACCGTCACGGCTGTCCAGAATGGGACCCGGATTCAGGTCCTGCCCCCGACGGACATTCGAGGCGGACAATGGCAGCAAGCCTTCTCTTTGAAGAATCTCGGGTTGCGCGAGGCCCCGTTCGAGTTGCAGGTCGTGGCCACGGATCGCTCCTGGCGCCGGCTGGGCAAGGGGAATATCGCCCAAGTGCAGCACCAATTTACCCTGGACACGACCATGCCCTCGGTCGGGGTGCAGTCTGTGCACCATAACCTGAACCAGGGTGGCTCGGGGATGGTTACCTTTTCGGCCAGCGAACCCCTCGCTCGGGCTGGGGTGCAGATCGGGGAGAGCTTTTTCCCGGCCTACCAGACCGAAAACGACGACTGGATCTGTCTGTTTGCCTTCCCCTATTTCGCCACACCAGGAGAGGACCACCCCGTCCTTGTGGCTGAAGACCGGGCCGCGAACAAATTCAGGACCGGGTTTACGTATCACGTCAATGCCCGCAATTTCCCCCAGGACCGCATTCGGGTTTCCGATGCCTTTTTGCAGGCCAAGATGCCGCAATTTCAGAATGATTTTCCGGAGGCCGGGACCTTGCTTCAGGTTTTTCTGCAGGTCAACGGACCCATGCGGGATCAAAACCGGTCCTGGTTGCGGGAGGTCGGTCAAAAAACGGTGGCCAAACGGTTGTGGGAGGGCAAGTTCCTGCGCCTGCCGAACGCCGCCCGCAGGGCATCGTTCGGCGACCAACGGACGTATGTCCATGGTGGAGAGGCCATCGACCGAGCGACCCATCTGGGCGTGGATCTGGCTTCAGTGGCGCGAGCCGAAGTCCCGGCCGCGAATTCAGGTCGGGTGGTCTTCAGCGATTTTCTGGGAATCTATGGCAATGTGGTGGTCATCGATCACGGTTTCGGTTTGCAAAGCCTGTACGCCCACTTGAGCAAGAGTATGGTCCAGGAAGGTCAAGAGGTGACCAAGGAGCAGATTATCGGCAAGACCGGCGCCACGGGGCTGGCCGGCGGCGACCACCTCCATTTTGCTATGCTGGTCTCCGGGCAGCCGGTCAATCCGGTGGAATGGTGGGACACCAACTGGATCGCGAACAATATTCTCTCCAAGTGGGAATATCTGCAAGAAAACGCTTCGTAG
- a CDS encoding metal-dependent hydrolase, translating to MAQNTLTWHGHANFQITTPNLDILIDPWFEGNPAAITESGEVGKVDLVCVTHDHQDHIGQAVDICRSSGAQFLGIVETAGKVVSDGLPAAQIVNGIGINIGGTVRVQDVDITMVQAFHSSASGTPVGFIFRLEDGFTIYHAGDTGIFSSMELFGQLYDIDLAILPIGGIFTMDPRHAALACKLLQCKRVVPMHWGSFPVLEQNTTKFEEEIDKVAPDTGISVLEVGKPLQLPDKSLCEC from the coding sequence ATGGCTCAGAATACCTTGACATGGCACGGCCATGCGAATTTTCAGATCACGACCCCCAACCTGGATATTCTCATTGATCCCTGGTTCGAGGGCAATCCCGCGGCAATTACCGAATCCGGCGAGGTCGGCAAGGTCGATCTGGTCTGTGTCACCCACGACCACCAGGACCACATCGGGCAAGCCGTGGATATCTGCCGTTCCAGCGGGGCCCAGTTTCTGGGCATTGTGGAGACGGCTGGAAAAGTCGTGTCCGACGGCCTCCCCGCGGCCCAGATCGTCAACGGCATCGGTATTAATATCGGGGGCACGGTCCGCGTTCAGGATGTCGATATCACGATGGTCCAGGCCTTTCATTCTTCGGCCAGCGGAACGCCGGTCGGATTCATCTTCCGGCTTGAGGACGGTTTCACCATCTATCACGCTGGTGACACAGGCATTTTTTCCAGCATGGAACTCTTCGGCCAGCTCTATGACATCGATCTCGCCATTTTGCCCATCGGCGGCATCTTCACCATGGATCCGCGCCACGCCGCCCTGGCCTGCAAACTTCTGCAATGCAAACGGGTCGTGCCCATGCATTGGGGCTCCTTTCCCGTTTTAGAACAAAATACCACCAAATTCGAGGAAGAGATCGACAAGGTCGCTCCGGACACGGGCATTTCTGTGCTCGAGGTTGGCAAGCCACTACAATTGCCGGACAAATCCCTTTGCGAGTGCTAA